The following coding sequences lie in one Mycobacterium sp. DL440 genomic window:
- a CDS encoding MarR family winged helix-turn-helix transcriptional regulator, whose amino-acid sequence MTSPPDKRDPIAQARANWEAAGWGEVAGGMVAVTSVMRAHQILLARVETALRPYDLSFSRFELLRLLSFSRAGALPITKASDRLQVHVTSVTHAIRRLEANGLVERVPHPTDGRTTLVRITELGRSTVEDATVTLNEQVFADVGMSEEQSRALVASIETLRRHSGDF is encoded by the coding sequence CCCGCGCGAACTGGGAGGCCGCCGGATGGGGTGAGGTGGCCGGCGGCATGGTCGCGGTGACGTCGGTGATGCGGGCCCATCAGATCCTGCTGGCCCGGGTGGAGACCGCGTTGCGGCCATACGACCTGAGCTTCTCGCGGTTCGAACTGCTGCGCTTGCTGTCCTTCAGCCGTGCCGGCGCGCTGCCGATCACCAAGGCTTCGGATCGCCTTCAGGTGCACGTCACCAGCGTCACGCACGCAATCCGGCGTCTGGAAGCCAACGGCCTGGTGGAACGCGTCCCGCACCCCACCGATGGGCGCACCACGCTGGTGCGCATCACCGAACTCGGGCGATCGACGGTCGAAGACGCCACGGTGACCTTGAACGAGCAGGTGTTCGCCGACGTCGGGATGTCGGAGGAGCAGTCACGAGCTCTGGTCGCGTCGATCGAGACCCTGCGCCGACACTCTGGTGATTTCTGA
- a CDS encoding nitroreductase family deazaflavin-dependent oxidoreductase has product MPAPRWVAHANKVGLNKLTRFIAPWAPGWAVVIHRGRKSGRTFRTPLWAFRRQHGYVIALTYGSQADWVRNVLAAGGCELEARRRTYRLTAPEVYRDDKAKDMPAFIRFMLRRVIKAPEFLSLQFAD; this is encoded by the coding sequence ATGCCCGCTCCGCGATGGGTCGCACATGCCAACAAAGTCGGCCTGAACAAGCTCACCCGGTTCATCGCCCCATGGGCGCCGGGATGGGCGGTGGTCATCCACCGGGGCCGCAAGTCCGGCCGGACTTTCCGGACGCCGTTGTGGGCGTTCCGGCGACAGCACGGCTACGTCATCGCCCTGACCTATGGCTCACAGGCCGACTGGGTGCGCAATGTGCTGGCCGCCGGCGGGTGCGAACTGGAAGCGCGGCGCCGTACCTACCGGCTGACCGCGCCCGAGGTGTACCGCGACGACAAGGCCAAGGACATGCCCGCGTTCATCCGCTTCATGCTGCGCCGGGTGATCAAGGCGCCGGAGTTCCTCAGCCTCCAGTTCGCGGACTAG
- a CDS encoding TetR/AcrR family transcriptional regulator — MPPRGRRPGQPGTRDELVATARRMFAEGGYDKTSLRDVAAAAGVDPALIRHYFGSKADLFRAAVGWPFDPEQFSGRLFDDGPAGLAERLTEAFFEFWEHPDTRAPLLAILRGAATHEESAALVRQFIEQRLYPQIASALGGADAELRVDLAMGQLLGIAYLRHILRIEPIASQSTEELIARAVPAVRAHLQGS, encoded by the coding sequence ATGCCGCCACGTGGACGACGCCCGGGACAACCCGGAACCCGCGATGAGCTGGTGGCCACCGCGCGGCGGATGTTCGCCGAGGGGGGCTACGACAAGACCTCACTGCGCGACGTCGCGGCGGCAGCGGGGGTGGACCCGGCCCTGATCCGGCACTACTTCGGCAGTAAGGCCGACCTGTTCCGCGCCGCTGTCGGCTGGCCGTTCGACCCCGAACAGTTCAGCGGACGGCTGTTCGACGACGGACCTGCCGGCCTGGCCGAACGACTGACCGAGGCCTTCTTCGAGTTCTGGGAACATCCCGACACCCGCGCGCCCCTGTTGGCGATCCTGCGCGGCGCGGCCACCCATGAGGAATCTGCGGCCCTGGTCCGTCAGTTCATCGAGCAACGGCTGTACCCGCAGATCGCCAGCGCCCTGGGCGGCGCCGACGCCGAACTGCGGGTGGACCTGGCCATGGGCCAACTGTTGGGCATCGCCTATCTGCGCCACATCCTGCGAATCGAGCCGATCGCATCGCAATCGACCGAGGAGCTGATCGCCCGCGCCGTGCCGGCGGTCCGGGCCCACCTCCAGGGAAGCTGA
- a CDS encoding GAF domain-containing sensor histidine kinase, whose translation MSAKPEKPERDWTPEPGPIELTAEGELALLRELIRAASSGPGVEPLAAAAARMITASTATDVCFVHVLDDSERALTLAGATPPFDAEIGKIRLPLGQGISGWVASHRQPVVISHDKESDPRYMPFESLRGRDFTSMVSVPMETGPGGLVGVLNVHTVDRREFTPRDVELLLVIGRLIAGALHQARLHRQLVARERAHENFVEQVIQAQEIERRRLAGDIHDGISQRLVTLSYRLDAAARAVDPQAVAEQLAAARELVAMTLQEARAAISGLRPPVLDDLGLSGGLASLARSIPRIPIDVDLAETRVPDHIELALYRIAQECLQNVVKHAEADRARLTFSVDDGVARLEIVDDGKGFDTFEHPLGSDEMGGYGLLSMAERAEIVGGRLHIRSRPGAGTTVTASIPLPSAIT comes from the coding sequence GCTCATCCGCGCTGCGTCGAGTGGCCCGGGCGTGGAGCCGTTGGCCGCTGCGGCGGCCCGGATGATCACTGCGTCGACCGCCACCGATGTGTGCTTCGTGCACGTGCTCGACGATTCTGAGCGAGCCCTCACGCTGGCCGGGGCCACCCCTCCGTTCGACGCCGAGATCGGCAAGATCCGGCTCCCGCTCGGGCAGGGCATCTCGGGTTGGGTGGCCAGCCACCGTCAGCCCGTGGTGATCAGCCACGACAAGGAATCCGATCCCCGCTACATGCCCTTCGAGTCGCTGCGCGGGCGTGACTTCACCTCGATGGTGTCGGTCCCGATGGAGACCGGGCCGGGCGGGCTGGTCGGGGTGCTCAACGTGCATACCGTGGACCGCCGTGAATTCACACCGCGCGACGTGGAGTTGCTGTTGGTGATCGGCCGGCTCATCGCCGGTGCGTTGCACCAGGCCCGCCTGCACCGCCAGCTGGTGGCGCGCGAACGGGCGCACGAGAATTTCGTCGAGCAGGTGATCCAGGCTCAGGAGATCGAGCGGCGCCGGTTGGCCGGTGACATTCACGACGGCATCTCGCAGCGGTTGGTGACGCTGTCGTACCGGCTCGACGCCGCGGCCCGCGCGGTCGACCCGCAGGCGGTGGCCGAACAGCTGGCGGCCGCACGCGAACTGGTCGCGATGACGCTGCAGGAGGCCAGGGCCGCGATCAGCGGGCTGCGCCCGCCGGTGCTCGACGATCTCGGCCTGTCGGGCGGGCTGGCCAGCCTGGCCCGCTCGATCCCGCGGATCCCGATCGACGTCGACCTCGCCGAGACCCGGGTGCCAGACCACATCGAGCTGGCGCTGTACCGCATCGCGCAGGAATGCCTGCAGAACGTGGTCAAACACGCCGAGGCGGACCGGGCCCGGCTCACCTTCTCGGTTGACGACGGTGTGGCCCGGCTCGAAATCGTCGATGACGGAAAGGGATTCGACACCTTCGAGCATCCGTTGGGCAGTGACGAGATGGGCGGCTACGGGTTGTTGTCGATGGCCGAGCGGGCCGAGATCGTCGGCGGCCGGCTGCACATCCGGTCGAGGCCGGGCGCCGGCACCACGGTGACCGCATCCATCCCGTTGCCGTCCGCGATCACATAG